A single region of the Deefgea piscis genome encodes:
- the rpiA gene encoding ribose-5-phosphate isomerase RpiA produces the protein MTQNELKEAVGRAAVAYVPENCIVGVGTGSTANYFIDALAEIKGQIKGAVSSSEASVARLKSHGIPVFDLNTIDDLPVYVDGADEINHQLQMIKGGGAALTREKIIAAVAGQFICICDESKLVDVLGSFPLPVEVIPMARSYVARELVKLGGHPAYREGVVTDNGNIIIDVHGLSISQATVLETQINQIVGVVTNGLFAHRRADVLLLGTANGVKTIK, from the coding sequence ATGACACAGAATGAATTGAAAGAAGCGGTAGGCCGTGCAGCAGTCGCCTATGTGCCTGAAAATTGTATTGTTGGCGTTGGTACTGGTTCGACTGCCAATTACTTTATTGATGCTTTAGCTGAAATCAAAGGCCAAATTAAAGGCGCGGTGTCTTCGTCAGAGGCGAGCGTTGCGCGTTTAAAATCACACGGGATTCCGGTATTTGATTTAAATACCATTGATGACTTGCCGGTGTATGTTGATGGTGCTGATGAAATTAATCATCAATTGCAAATGATTAAGGGCGGTGGTGCGGCGTTGACGCGCGAGAAAATCATTGCTGCGGTTGCTGGGCAATTTATTTGTATTTGCGATGAAAGCAAATTGGTTGATGTTTTGGGTAGTTTTCCGTTGCCGGTTGAAGTGATCCCAATGGCGCGCTCGTATGTGGCGCGTGAGTTGGTTAAATTGGGCGGACATCCCGCTTACCGTGAAGGTGTAGTGACTGATAACGGTAATATCATTATTGATGTGCATGGTCTGTCGATTAGTCAGGCCACAGTGCTGGAAACACAAATTAATCAAATCGTTGGCGTTGTGACTAACGGTTTATTTGCCCATCGCCGTGCTGACGTGCTCTTATTGGGTACGGCTAACGGGGTGAAAACCATTAAATAA
- the ilvD gene encoding dihydroxy-acid dehydratase yields the protein MPTYRSRTTTHGRNMAGARALWRATGMKDGDFDKPIIAVCNSFTQFVPGHVHLHNLGQLVAREIEKAGGVAKEFNTIAVDDGIAMGHGGMLYSLPSRDLIADSVEYMVNAHCADAIVCISNCDKITPGMLMASLRLNIPVIFVSGGPMEAGKVNWNGEVRKLDLVDAMVEAADDKVSDEQVAEIERSACPTCGSCSGMFTANSMNCLTEALGLSLPGNGSMLATHGDRKQLFLQAGRTIVELAKRYYEQDDQSVLPRNIATFKAFENAIALDIAMGGSTNTVLHLLAAANEAGVDFKMADIDRMSRKVPCLAKVAPATQKYHMEDVHRAGGVIGILAELDRAGLIHRDVPTVHAKTMGEGLDQWDIVKNSPDSLAHLMYRAAPGGVATTIAFSQSMRWPELDLDRANGCIRNKENAYSQDGGIAVLYGNIAERGCIVKTAGVDESMFEVDQLRYTTSVPTSTIRIFKGPARVYESQDDAVAGILNDEVKAGEVVVIRYEGPKGGPGMQEMLYPTSYLKSKGLGKYCALLTDGRFSGGTSGLSIGHASPEAAEGGTIGLVEQGDIIEIDIATRRIQLMVSDEELAQRRAAMNARGKDAWKPVSRERYVSAALRAYAAMTTSADTGAVRDVSQVERQN from the coding sequence ATGCCCACTTACCGTTCTCGCACCACCACCCACGGCCGCAACATGGCCGGCGCCCGCGCTCTTTGGCGCGCCACAGGCATGAAAGACGGCGATTTTGACAAGCCGATCATCGCCGTCTGCAATTCATTTACGCAATTTGTTCCGGGCCACGTGCATTTACACAACCTCGGCCAATTGGTCGCACGCGAAATCGAAAAAGCCGGTGGCGTCGCTAAAGAATTCAACACCATTGCCGTTGACGACGGCATCGCCATGGGACACGGCGGCATGCTGTATAGCCTGCCAAGTCGCGATTTAATTGCCGACTCAGTCGAATACATGGTCAACGCCCATTGCGCCGATGCGATTGTCTGCATTTCCAACTGCGATAAAATCACCCCTGGCATGTTAATGGCCTCTTTGCGCCTCAATATCCCGGTGATTTTCGTTTCTGGCGGCCCAATGGAAGCGGGCAAGGTCAACTGGAACGGTGAAGTTCGCAAACTCGACCTCGTTGATGCGATGGTTGAAGCCGCAGACGACAAAGTCAGCGACGAACAAGTGGCCGAAATCGAGCGCAGCGCCTGCCCAACCTGTGGCTCTTGCTCAGGCATGTTTACCGCCAATTCGATGAACTGCCTCACCGAAGCACTCGGCCTATCACTACCGGGCAATGGCTCAATGCTCGCCACGCACGGCGACCGCAAACAATTATTCCTACAAGCCGGGCGCACCATTGTTGAGCTTGCCAAGCGCTATTACGAACAAGATGACCAATCCGTATTGCCACGCAATATTGCAACCTTTAAAGCTTTTGAAAACGCAATTGCACTCGATATCGCCATGGGCGGCTCAACCAATACCGTACTGCACTTACTCGCCGCAGCGAATGAGGCTGGCGTTGACTTCAAAATGGCCGACATCGACCGCATGAGCCGCAAAGTACCGTGCCTTGCTAAAGTTGCCCCAGCAACGCAAAAATATCATATGGAAGACGTGCATCGCGCCGGTGGCGTGATTGGCATTTTGGCCGAACTTGACCGTGCCGGACTCATCCATCGCGACGTGCCAACAGTTCACGCCAAAACCATGGGCGAAGGACTCGACCAATGGGATATCGTTAAAAACTCACCCGACAGCCTTGCTCACTTGATGTACCGCGCAGCACCGGGCGGCGTTGCCACCACGATCGCCTTCAGCCAAAGCATGCGCTGGCCTGAACTAGACCTAGATCGCGCCAACGGCTGCATCCGCAACAAAGAAAACGCCTACTCGCAAGACGGCGGCATTGCTGTGCTATACGGCAATATCGCCGAACGCGGCTGCATCGTAAAGACCGCTGGCGTGGACGAAAGCATGTTTGAAGTCGATCAACTGCGCTACACCACCAGCGTACCGACATCGACCATTCGTATCTTCAAAGGCCCAGCCCGCGTTTACGAAAGCCAAGACGATGCTGTTGCCGGCATTCTGAACGACGAAGTGAAAGCTGGCGAAGTCGTAGTGATTCGTTACGAAGGGCCGAAAGGCGGCCCCGGCATGCAAGAGATGCTCTACCCAACGTCTTACCTCAAATCAAAAGGGCTAGGCAAATACTGCGCCCTATTGACTGACGGTCGTTTCTCTGGCGGCACATCGGGCCTATCGATTGGTCACGCCAGCCCTGAAGCCGCCGAAGGCGGTACGATCGGCCTAGTTGAACAAGGCGACATCATCGAAATCGATATCGCTACCCGCCGCATCCAATTAATGGTCAGCGACGAAGAACTTGCTCAACGTCGCGCAGCAATGAACGCACGCGGCAAAGATGCTTGGAAACCTGTTAGCCGCGAACGCTACGTGAGCGCAGCGTTACGCGCCTACGCGGCAATGACCACCAGCGCCGACACTGGCGCAGTGCGTGATGTTAGCCAAGTTGAGCGCCAAAACTAA
- the tuf gene encoding elongation factor Tu, with product MAKEKFTRTKPHVNVGTIGHVDHGKTTLTAAITTILSKKFGGIAKDYASIDSAPEEKARGITINTAHVEYETEKRHYAHVDCPGHADYVKNMITGAAQMDGAVLVVSAADGPMPQTREHILLSRQVGVPYIIVFMNKADLVDDAELLELVEMEIRDLLSKYDFPGDDTPVITGSARLALEGNQSEYGEPAIFRLADALDSYIPEPERAIDGTFLMPVEDVFSISGRGTVVTGRVERGIVKVGEEIEIVGIVPTVKTTCTGVEMFRKLLDQGQAGDNIGALLRGTKREDVQRGQVLAKPGSITPHTKFTAEIYVLSKDEGGRHTPFFSNYRPQFYFRTTDVTGAIELPEGTEMVMPGDNVSITVTLICPVAMEQGLRFAIREGGRTVGAGVVATVVQ from the coding sequence ATGGCTAAGGAAAAGTTTACACGGACTAAGCCGCACGTTAACGTCGGTACAATCGGTCACGTGGATCATGGTAAAACAACGCTGACAGCTGCAATTACTACAATTCTGTCGAAAAAATTCGGCGGTATTGCTAAAGATTACGCGTCAATCGACTCTGCACCAGAAGAAAAAGCACGTGGTATTACTATTAATACTGCTCACGTTGAGTACGAGACTGAAAAACGTCACTACGCTCACGTTGACTGCCCAGGTCACGCGGATTATGTGAAAAACATGATTACCGGTGCTGCGCAGATGGATGGTGCGGTATTGGTTGTTTCTGCAGCTGACGGTCCTATGCCACAAACTCGCGAGCACATCTTGTTGTCTCGTCAAGTTGGTGTTCCGTACATTATTGTTTTCATGAACAAAGCTGACTTGGTTGATGATGCTGAGTTGCTTGAATTGGTTGAAATGGAAATTCGTGATTTGTTGTCTAAATACGATTTCCCTGGTGATGATACCCCAGTAATTACCGGTTCAGCTCGTTTGGCGCTTGAAGGTAATCAATCAGAATACGGCGAGCCAGCAATCTTCCGTTTGGCAGATGCTTTGGATAGCTACATTCCTGAGCCAGAGCGTGCAATTGACGGTACGTTCTTGATGCCAGTTGAAGATGTATTCTCTATTTCTGGTCGCGGTACTGTTGTGACTGGTCGTGTTGAGCGTGGTATTGTTAAGGTAGGTGAAGAGATCGAGATCGTTGGTATTGTGCCAACAGTTAAGACGACTTGTACTGGTGTTGAGATGTTCCGTAAATTGCTTGACCAAGGTCAAGCGGGTGACAATATCGGTGCCTTGCTTCGTGGTACTAAGCGTGAAGATGTTCAGCGTGGTCAAGTTTTGGCAAAACCAGGTTCGATCACTCCGCACACTAAGTTTACTGCTGAGATCTATGTGTTGTCTAAAGATGAAGGTGGTCGTCATACACCATTCTTTAGTAACTACCGTCCACAGTTCTACTTCCGTACTACTGACGTAACTGGCGCGATTGAATTGCCAGAAGGTACAGAAATGGTAATGCCTGGTGATAACGTATCGATCACTGTAACCTTGATCTGCCCAGTAGCGATGGAGCAAGGTTTGCGTTTCGCGATTCGCGAAGGTGGTCGTACTGTAGGTGCTGGTGTTGTTGCAACAGTAGTTCAATAA
- the secE gene encoding preprotein translocase subunit SecE, whose translation MQSIERLKVVAALALVLLGVAGFYMVPAGQSFLGSLCVAVGVVAAGAVMWFTTLGRTFVDYARDSVKEAQKVVWPSRKETWQVTAVVFLFVGVLALFMWAVDSGLAWLFYDVVLGRGK comes from the coding sequence ATGCAAAGCATAGAACGACTAAAAGTAGTAGCTGCCCTAGCCCTGGTGTTGTTGGGTGTTGCGGGTTTTTATATGGTTCCAGCGGGTCAGTCCTTTTTGGGGTCTTTGTGTGTCGCGGTAGGTGTGGTAGCGGCAGGTGCGGTAATGTGGTTTACTACATTAGGTCGCACTTTTGTTGATTACGCTCGTGATTCAGTCAAAGAAGCTCAGAAGGTGGTTTGGCCAAGCAGAAAAGAAACATGGCAAGTGACTGCTGTTGTTTTCTTATTTGTCGGTGTATTGGCTCTGTTTATGTGGGCGGTTGACTCAGGTCTCGCTTGGTTGTTTTACGATGTCGTGCTCGGTCGCGGTAAATAA
- a CDS encoding DUF456 domain-containing protein, protein METFEIISYLLGAGMILAGLAGTILPLLPSTPLIFAGMLLIAWGNQFIHVGWPSLSLLLVMMIVASVLDYIAGAMGAKRVGASRYAVWGALIGSIVGMLGGIVGLILGPFLGAAAGEFYARKDLLHAGKVGFASGIGMLIGAIAKVGLALAMLGVFLLAWWI, encoded by the coding sequence TTGGAAACGTTTGAAATCATCAGCTACCTACTTGGCGCAGGCATGATTCTGGCTGGTTTAGCCGGCACCATTTTACCTTTGCTACCATCAACACCTTTAATTTTTGCCGGCATGTTACTCATCGCCTGGGGCAATCAATTTATTCATGTTGGCTGGCCGTCACTCAGCCTGTTATTGGTCATGATGATCGTCGCCAGCGTACTCGATTACATTGCCGGCGCAATGGGCGCTAAACGTGTTGGTGCGAGCCGCTACGCTGTCTGGGGGGCTTTAATTGGCTCGATTGTCGGTATGCTGGGCGGGATTGTTGGCTTAATTCTCGGGCCGTTTTTAGGCGCTGCTGCGGGTGAGTTTTATGCCAGAAAAGATCTGCTACACGCCGGTAAAGTCGGATTCGCCAGCGGTATCGGCATGTTAATTGGCGCGATTGCTAAAGTCGGGCTGGCCTTAGCCATGCTGGGGGTGTTTTTGCTGGCGTGGTGGATATAA
- the lgt gene encoding prolipoprotein diacylglyceryl transferase: MFVHPQFDPVAIYIYGSFGVHWYGLMYLIGFVLFVMLGRWRIRRGNPPGWQTAEMDDLLFYGVLGVILGGRLGYVLFYKPAFYLANPLDVLKVWEGGMAFHGGFLGVLVAMALFGRKTNRSFFQVTDFIAPLVPLGLAAGRIGNFINGELWGRVTDATMPLAMIFPQAHDGLPRHPSQLYQFALEGVLLFIVLWRFSAKPRAVGQTSALFLMGYGVFRFVAEYARQPDDFLGLLAMNLSMGQLLCLPMIVAGAILYVWATRRNKML; this comes from the coding sequence ATGTTTGTTCATCCGCAGTTTGATCCGGTGGCGATTTATATTTACGGCTCATTTGGCGTTCACTGGTACGGTTTAATGTATCTGATCGGCTTTGTGTTGTTTGTGATGTTGGGGCGTTGGCGGATTCGACGCGGCAATCCGCCGGGCTGGCAAACAGCGGAAATGGATGATTTATTGTTTTATGGCGTGCTCGGGGTGATTTTGGGTGGGCGTCTGGGTTATGTCTTGTTTTATAAGCCAGCATTTTATCTGGCCAATCCATTGGATGTCCTCAAAGTTTGGGAAGGCGGGATGGCATTTCATGGCGGCTTTTTGGGTGTGTTGGTTGCTATGGCGCTGTTTGGGCGTAAAACAAACCGAAGTTTTTTCCAGGTAACTGACTTTATTGCGCCATTGGTTCCTTTGGGTTTGGCAGCTGGGCGGATTGGTAACTTTATTAATGGTGAGTTGTGGGGTCGTGTTACTGATGCCACGATGCCATTGGCGATGATTTTTCCACAGGCGCACGATGGTTTGCCACGTCATCCGTCGCAGCTATATCAATTTGCTTTAGAAGGTGTGTTGTTGTTTATTGTGTTGTGGCGTTTCTCGGCCAAGCCTCGCGCTGTTGGTCAAACATCGGCACTATTTTTGATGGGGTATGGTGTGTTCCGTTTTGTTGCGGAATATGCACGTCAGCCGGATGATTTCTTGGGTTTATTGGCGATGAATTTAAGTATGGGGCAGTTGCTGTGCTTGCCGATGATTGTGGCTGGTGCGATTTTGTATGTGTGGGCAACGCGACGAAACAAAATGCTTTGA
- the phoU gene encoding phosphate signaling complex protein PhoU produces the protein MSEHISKQFDADLEAIRSQVMGMAGLVEEQVRLAMQALASGDVAVINKVIEQETQVNQMHVKLDDMCVHMIARRQPAATDLRMVMTVIKSVEDLERIGDKAYRICKRAKNIYESGRLQVPRFHDLNHIADLALDMLSNALDSFARMDAVSASEVIRADAQLDQEYQALHRQLITVMMEDPRSITLILDILWIAKAIERIGDLGVNVAEHVIYLVKGQDVRHKTQEEVDRVALQ, from the coding sequence ATGTCAGAACATATTTCAAAGCAATTTGATGCCGATTTAGAGGCAATTCGCTCCCAAGTGATGGGAATGGCCGGTTTGGTCGAAGAGCAAGTTCGCTTGGCGATGCAAGCTTTGGCTTCGGGCGATGTGGCAGTTATTAATAAAGTCATTGAGCAAGAAACGCAAGTGAATCAAATGCACGTCAAGCTTGATGATATGTGCGTGCATATGATTGCGCGTCGTCAGCCTGCAGCCACTGATTTGCGGATGGTGATGACGGTGATTAAGTCAGTTGAGGATTTGGAGCGCATTGGCGACAAAGCCTACCGAATTTGCAAACGGGCAAAAAACATTTATGAATCAGGCCGTTTGCAAGTGCCACGTTTTCATGACCTCAACCATATTGCCGATTTGGCGCTGGATATGTTGTCTAATGCACTCGATTCATTTGCCCGTATGGATGCGGTGAGTGCATCAGAAGTGATTCGTGCTGATGCGCAGCTCGATCAAGAATATCAAGCGCTGCATCGCCAATTGATTACCGTGATGATGGAAGATCCACGTTCGATTACGTTGATTTTGGATATCTTATGGATTGCCAAAGCTATTGAGCGTATTGGTGATTTGGGGGTGAATGTCGCCGAGCATGTGATTTACTTGGTTAAAGGCCAAGATGTTCGCCATAAAACCCAAGAAGAAGTTGATCGCGTCGCTTTGCAGTAA
- the nusG gene encoding transcription termination/antitermination protein NusG, with translation MGMRWYVVHAYSGFEKSVQKALKEKIDRLDMAHLFGQVLVPVEEVMEIKNGKKALTERKFYPGYVFVEMDMTDDSWHLVKSTPKVTGFIGGSGTKPMPIPAKEVERMMQQVQEGVEKPRPKVLFEVGESLRVTEGPFADFNATVEDVDYDKSRLKVSVMIFGRATPVDLEFSQVEKV, from the coding sequence ATGGGTATGCGCTGGTATGTAGTTCATGCGTATTCTGGCTTTGAAAAAAGCGTACAGAAAGCATTGAAAGAAAAAATTGATCGCTTGGATATGGCACACTTGTTTGGTCAAGTGTTAGTACCTGTCGAAGAGGTAATGGAAATTAAAAATGGTAAAAAAGCGCTGACTGAGCGTAAGTTTTACCCAGGTTATGTATTTGTTGAGATGGATATGACCGACGATAGCTGGCACTTGGTGAAAAGCACGCCTAAAGTGACTGGTTTTATCGGTGGTAGTGGTACTAAGCCAATGCCAATTCCTGCGAAAGAAGTTGAGCGCATGATGCAGCAAGTGCAAGAAGGTGTTGAGAAGCCGCGTCCAAAAGTGTTGTTTGAAGTGGGTGAGTCTTTGCGAGTTACTGAAGGCCCATTTGCTGATTTTAATGCGACAGTTGAAGATGTGGATTACGATAAGAGTCGTCTGAAAGTATCGGTGATGATTTTTGGTCGTGCGACACCGGTTGATTTAGAGTTTTCTCAGGTCGAAAAAGTCTGA
- a CDS encoding Ppx/GppA phosphatase family protein — MGDCSVIAAVDLGSNSFRLQVARVVEGALFPLDSLKETVRLGAGLDAHGCLTAEAIDEMTAALARFGERLAGLPPQCVRAVATNTFRIARNSAAFLPQAEAALGFPIEIIAGREEARLIYIGAAHSLPSTRERRLVIDIGGGSTELIIGSQYRSFSTESIQLGCVGWSARYFPDGVITRERMETAELAARGAFLPLVPTFYSGEWQRAIGTSGTARSLADILELNDLSPLGITRDGLAALRSKMIAAGHINHLQLNGLRDDRRPVLPGGLAIMQAAFDMLGIERMSITYGALRDGVLYDLVQRQTQYDVRDRTVDFFQRRYHVDGPQAYRVSQLAAQLFDVLRGETQSDDVVLARNLTMAAGLHEVGRSIAHASYHKHSAYILQHADMPGFSKREQNWLSRLVLAHAGSLSKLADQEIQPAEWDAILCLRMAVLFYRARLDEAPPLGLLSHCAGGYCLELDAAWLEAHPLTMYALNEEITAWQNMGVNLMIRAVANV, encoded by the coding sequence ATGGGCGACTGTTCTGTCATTGCCGCTGTGGATCTCGGCTCCAACAGTTTTCGCTTGCAAGTCGCCCGTGTGGTCGAAGGGGCTTTGTTTCCGCTGGATTCTTTAAAAGAAACGGTTCGTTTAGGCGCCGGTTTAGATGCTCATGGTTGTTTGACTGCTGAAGCTATTGATGAAATGACCGCAGCACTGGCGCGATTTGGTGAGCGTTTAGCCGGTTTGCCGCCGCAATGTGTGCGTGCCGTTGCGACCAATACCTTTCGTATCGCTAGAAATAGCGCTGCTTTTTTACCTCAGGCCGAGGCGGCCTTGGGTTTTCCTATTGAGATTATTGCTGGCCGTGAAGAAGCGCGATTAATTTATATCGGTGCTGCGCATAGTTTGCCGAGTACGCGTGAGCGTCGCTTGGTGATTGATATTGGCGGCGGATCAACCGAGTTGATTATCGGCAGTCAGTATCGCTCATTTAGTACCGAAAGCATTCAGCTCGGTTGTGTTGGCTGGAGTGCGCGTTATTTTCCCGATGGCGTCATTACGCGTGAGCGAATGGAAACGGCTGAGCTCGCAGCGCGAGGTGCTTTCTTGCCCTTGGTGCCCACGTTTTACTCGGGAGAGTGGCAAAGAGCGATCGGTACTTCAGGCACCGCGCGCTCATTAGCCGATATTTTAGAATTAAACGATTTATCGCCACTGGGTATTACTCGTGATGGTTTAGCCGCTTTGCGTAGCAAAATGATTGCAGCTGGTCATATCAATCATTTGCAATTAAATGGTTTGCGCGATGATCGGCGCCCAGTATTGCCCGGCGGCTTAGCGATTATGCAGGCGGCCTTTGATATGCTCGGTATTGAGCGGATGTCGATCACATATGGCGCGCTGCGTGATGGCGTGCTGTATGACTTGGTACAACGCCAAACCCAATATGATGTGCGGGATCGAACGGTCGATTTCTTTCAGCGTCGTTACCATGTTGATGGACCGCAGGCGTATCGAGTATCGCAATTGGCGGCGCAATTATTTGACGTGCTGCGCGGTGAAACGCAAAGCGATGATGTCGTGCTGGCCAGAAATCTGACGATGGCTGCGGGTTTACACGAGGTGGGGCGCTCGATTGCGCATGCTAGCTACCATAAGCATTCAGCGTATATTTTGCAGCATGCCGATATGCCGGGTTTTTCTAAACGTGAACAAAACTGGTTGTCGCGGCTGGTGCTGGCGCATGCCGGTAGTTTGAGTAAACTCGCCGATCAAGAGATTCAGCCTGCTGAGTGGGATGCCATTTTGTGCTTACGCATGGCGGTGTTGTTTTATCGTGCTCGTCTGGATGAGGCGCCGCCATTGGGTTTGCTCTCGCATTGTGCTGGCGGCTATTGCTTAGAATTAGATGCTGCGTGGTTAGAGGCGCATCCACTCACGATGTATGCCTTAAATGAGGAAATCACTGCATGGCAAAACATGGGCGTAAATCTAATGATTCGAGCCGTCGCCAACGTATAA
- the corA gene encoding magnesium/cobalt transporter CorA, with protein sequence MAKHGRKSNDSSRRQRIKAHLNSAKAGADPGTLRYVGGEAPAATLATLIEFGPLPSDYLATSFSDVDVGRAFQPTFNTLWLNVHGLENIEILKLIGQRFKLHPLVLEDILNTQQRPKVEQYPGYLYITARLMNWDADGVSGEQVSLIVGRGFVLTFQEKPSGTFAAIRDTLKNSESQIRKLGPDYLAYALLDKLVDRYFLVLEQLGERCEELDEAINNESQPEHMVEVQSLRRSLQQIKRSLWPMREMLNVLQRDDADFFHSETQLYLRDVYDHTVQSIETVEALREMISGLQEIYLSLQSQRLNEQMRLLTVITTIFMPLTLIAGIYGMNFDIMPELRWSYGYYAALGLMGCVAVFLGLFFWLRRWV encoded by the coding sequence ATGGCAAAACATGGGCGTAAATCTAATGATTCGAGCCGTCGCCAACGTATAAAAGCGCATTTAAATTCAGCGAAGGCGGGCGCAGATCCCGGTACTTTGCGGTATGTCGGCGGTGAAGCGCCAGCGGCAACGCTGGCGACGTTAATTGAATTTGGTCCTTTGCCTAGCGATTACCTTGCGACTAGTTTTAGCGACGTTGATGTCGGTCGAGCTTTTCAGCCAACGTTTAATACCTTGTGGCTGAACGTACATGGCTTAGAAAATATTGAAATCCTCAAATTAATTGGTCAGCGGTTTAAATTGCATCCGCTGGTTTTAGAGGACATTCTAAATACCCAGCAGCGCCCCAAGGTTGAGCAATATCCCGGTTATTTGTATATCACCGCTCGACTTATGAATTGGGATGCCGACGGCGTTTCTGGTGAGCAAGTGAGCTTAATTGTCGGGCGTGGTTTTGTGTTGACCTTTCAAGAAAAACCCAGCGGCACTTTTGCGGCGATTCGCGATACGCTTAAAAATAGTGAGTCCCAAATTCGTAAATTGGGGCCTGATTATTTGGCCTATGCCTTATTGGATAAACTGGTTGATCGTTATTTCTTAGTGCTTGAGCAATTGGGAGAGCGCTGCGAAGAGCTGGACGAAGCGATTAATAATGAGAGCCAACCCGAGCATATGGTTGAAGTGCAGTCATTACGTCGTAGTTTGCAGCAAATAAAGCGCAGTTTGTGGCCGATGCGGGAAATGCTCAATGTGCTGCAGCGAGATGACGCTGATTTTTTTCATAGTGAAACTCAGCTGTATTTACGCGATGTGTACGACCATACGGTGCAATCGATTGAGACCGTTGAAGCGCTACGCGAAATGATTTCCGGACTGCAAGAAATCTATCTTTCACTGCAGTCGCAACGACTCAATGAACAAATGCGGCTACTCACCGTCATTACCACCATCTTTATGCCGCTAACGTTGATTGCCGGTATCTACGGCATGAATTTTGACATCATGCCCGAGCTACGCTGGAGCTATGGCTACTATGCGGCCTTGGGTTTGATGGGCTGCGTTGCGGTGTTTTTGGGTTTATTCTTTTGGTTGCGACGTTGGGTATGA
- a CDS encoding MarC family protein, with translation MESQTFLSAFILLLLVIDPLGGIPLFVAMMKKVPKARRWRMIIREVSVAFVVLVTFMLFGQKFLEVMHLSQTSLGIAGGVILFLIALRMVFPHPDGVFGDTSEGEPYIVPLAIPLLAGPSALATVLLLVSRDPERIEVWVAALALTMLICALTLAFSEKISQVLGAQVTTAFERLMGLILTAIAVQMLLDGIRQYLVSL, from the coding sequence ATGGAATCACAAACTTTTCTTTCCGCTTTTATTTTGCTGCTCTTGGTGATTGATCCCTTGGGCGGCATTCCTTTGTTTGTCGCAATGATGAAAAAAGTCCCGAAGGCGCGGCGCTGGCGAATGATTATTCGCGAAGTCAGTGTCGCGTTTGTGGTACTGGTGACTTTTATGTTGTTTGGCCAAAAGTTTCTTGAAGTCATGCATTTGTCGCAAACCTCATTGGGCATTGCTGGTGGCGTGATTTTGTTTTTAATTGCGCTGCGGATGGTGTTTCCTCACCCCGATGGCGTTTTTGGCGACACCAGCGAGGGCGAGCCGTATATTGTGCCGTTGGCGATTCCTTTATTGGCAGGGCCATCGGCATTGGCCACGGTGTTGTTATTGGTTTCGCGCGATCCAGAGCGAATTGAAGTATGGGTGGCGGCATTGGCCTTGACGATGCTGATTTGCGCGCTGACGTTAGCGTTTTCAGAAAAAATTAGCCAAGTGCTCGGCGCGCAAGTCACGACGGCATTCGAGCGTTTAATGGGTTTGATTTTGACGGCGATTGCGGTGCAAATGTTACTCGATGGCATTCGGCAGTATTTAGTGTCGCTTTAA